One genomic segment of Oncorhynchus kisutch isolate 150728-3 linkage group LG15, Okis_V2, whole genome shotgun sequence includes these proteins:
- the LOC109905642 gene encoding tripartite motif-containing protein 3-like isoform X1, translated as MSVAMAKRETGSTSPVVRQIDKQFLVCSICLDHYHNPKVLPCLHTFCEKCLQNYIPPQSLTLSCPVCRQTSILPEKGVAALQNNFFITNLMEVLQRDPECSPPEACSVLESVSAAAACQPLSCPNHEGKVMEFYCESCETAMCLECTEGEHREHVTVPLRDVLEQQKAALKTQLDAIRNRLPQLRAAIELVGEISKQLTDRKNEAVTEISSTFEELERALHLRKTTLITDLENICCTKQKVLQAQLSSLLQGKDNIQSCSSFTEQALSHGSATEVLLVQKQMGERVSALARHTYPEQPHENSHLDCQVETEGLRRSIQNLGVLITTGAVGHTSVATGEGLRHALVSQHTTVTVTTKDKDSELVKTGNAALRVEIVSMDGAVTTETEVVDNKNGTYEVGYTMRSEGEFSFSLLLYDQPVRGSPFRLRAVKPSDVLQSPDDVKRRVKSPSGTGGHIRQKAVRRPSSMYSTTKKKENPIEDELIYRVGTRGRDKAEFTNLQGISTSSNGRIVVADSNNQCIQVFSNDGAFKLRFGVRGRSPGQLQRPTGVTVDMNGDIIVADYDNRWVSIFSSDGKFKSKIGAGRLMGPKGVAVDRNGHIITVDNKACCVFIFQANGKLVTKFGARGTSDRQFTEKSGTNISLEPKLSKSGPAFSPHFVAINNKNEIVVTDFHNHSVKVYSADGEFLFKFGSHGEGNGQFNAPTGVAVDANGNIIVADWGNSRIQVFDSSGSFLSYINTTADPLYGPQGLSLTSDGHVAVADSGNHCFKVYRYLQ; from the exons ATGTCTGTCGCCATGGCGAAGCGTGAGACGGGCAGCACCAGCCCAGTGGTTCGGCAGATAGACAAACAGTTCCTGGTCTGCAGCATCTGTCTGGACCACTACCACAACCCTAAAGTCCTGCCCTGCCTACACACCTTCTGTGAGAA ATGCTTACAGAACTACATCCCCCCTCAGTCCCTGACACTATCGTGTCCCGTGTGTCGTCAGACGTCCATCCTGCCAGAGAAGGGCGTGGCCGCGCTGCAGAACAACTTCTTCATAACCAACCTGATGGAGGTGCTGCAGAGGGACCCAGAGTGTTCTCCTCCAGAGGCCTGCAGTGTGCTGGAGTCAGTCAGTGCTGCTGCCGCCTGCCAGCCACTCTCCTGCCCCAACCACGAGGGCAAG GTGATGGAGTTCTACTGCGAGTCGTGTGAAACTGCCATGTGTTTGGAGTGTACTGAAGGAGAGCACAGGGAACATGTGACTGTCCCTCTGAGAGATGTCTTGGAGCAACAGAAAGCAGCCCTGAAGACCCAGCTGGATGCCATACGCAACAG GCTGCCCCAGCTGAGGGCTGCTATAGAGCTGGTAGGGGAGATCTCCAAGCAGCTGACTGACAGGAAGAACGAGGCGGTGACAGAGATCAGCAGTACCTTTGAGGAGCTAGAGAGGGCACTACACCTCAGAAAGACCACCCTCATCACTGACCTGGAGAACATCTGCTGCACCAAGCAGAAG gtgctcCAGgcccagctctcctctctcctgcaggGTAAGGACAACATCCAGAGCTGCAGTAGTTTTACGGAGCAGGCTCTGAGCCATGGCAGTGCTACAGAGGTTCTGCTGGTCCAGAAACAGATGGGAGAGAGGGTCAGCGCCCTGGCCCGACACACCTACCCAGAACAG CCCCATGAGAACAGCCATCTTGACTGCCAGGTGGAGACAGAGGGTCTTCGTCGTTCCATCCAGAATCTGGGTGTGCTCATCACCACAGGAGCCGTAGGCCACACCTCCGTCGCCACGGGAGAGGGACTACGCCACGCCCTGGTTAGCCAGCACACCACCGTCACCGTGACGACCAAGGACAAGGACAGTGAGCTGGTGAAGACTGGCAACGCGGCGCTGCGGGTTGAGATCGTGTCGATGGACGGGGCGGTAACCACGGAGACAGAGGTGGTGGATAATAAGAATGGGACGTATGAG GTGGGCTATACCATGCGCTCTGAGGGGgagttctccttctctctcctcctgtacgACCAGCCGGTCAGGGGCAGTCCGTTCCGGCTGCGTGCGGTCAAGCCCTCGGACGTCCTGCAGTCTCCAGACGATGtgaagaggagggtgaagagTCCTAGTGGGACGGGGGGCCACATCAGACAGAAGGCTGTGAGGAGACCCTCCAGTATGTACAGCACCACCAAGAAGAAGGAGAACCCCATCGAGGATGAACTCATCTACAGAGTCG GAaccagagggagagataaagcagAGTTTACAAACCTCCAGGGAATCTCTACCTCCAGCAACGGACGCATCGTAGTGGCTGACAGCAACAACCAGTGTATACAG GTGTTCTCAAACGATGGGGCATTCAAGCTAAGGTTTGGGGTCAGGGGTCGGTCGCCGGGGCAACTGCAGCGCCCCACTGGGGTCACCGTGGATATGAACGGTGACATCATCGTGGCCGACTACGACAACCGCTGGGTCAGCATCTTCTCCTCCGACGGAAAGTTCAAG AGTAAGATCGGTGCGGGTCGTCTGATGGGCCCTAAGGGCGTGGCGGTGGACAGGAACGGACACATCATCACCGTGGACAACAAGGCCTGCTGCGTGTTCATCTTCCAGGCCAATGGGAAGCTGGTCACCAAGTTTGGAGCCAGGGGGACGTCAGACAGACAGTTCACAG AAAAAAGTGGTACAAACATTTCACTGGAACCAAAGCTGAGTAAATCTGGCCCTGCGTTCA GTCCCCACTTTGTGGcgatcaacaacaaaaatgagATTGTGGTAACAGACTTCCACAATCATTCGGTGAAG GTGTACAGTGCAGACGGGGAGTTCCTGTTTAAGTTTGGTTCCCATGGCGAGGGGAACGGACAGTTCAACGCCCCGACGGGCGTTGCCGTGGACGCCAACGGGAACATCATCGTTGCCGACTGGGGGAACAGCAGAATACAG GTGTTTGATAGTTCCGGGTCGTTCCTGTCCTACATCAACACCACAGCAGACCCTCTCTATGGTCCACAGGGCCTGTCTCTCACCTCTGATGGACACGTGGCTGTGGCTGATTCTGGCAACCACTGCTTCAAGGTTTACCGCTACTTGCAGTAG
- the LOC109905642 gene encoding tripartite motif-containing protein 3-like isoform X2 produces MEVLQRDPECSPPEACSVLESVSAAAACQPLSCPNHEGKVMEFYCESCETAMCLECTEGEHREHVTVPLRDVLEQQKAALKTQLDAIRNRLPQLRAAIELVGEISKQLTDRKNEAVTEISSTFEELERALHLRKTTLITDLENICCTKQKVLQAQLSSLLQGKDNIQSCSSFTEQALSHGSATEVLLVQKQMGERVSALARHTYPEQPHENSHLDCQVETEGLRRSIQNLGVLITTGAVGHTSVATGEGLRHALVSQHTTVTVTTKDKDSELVKTGNAALRVEIVSMDGAVTTETEVVDNKNGTYEVGYTMRSEGEFSFSLLLYDQPVRGSPFRLRAVKPSDVLQSPDDVKRRVKSPSGTGGHIRQKAVRRPSSMYSTTKKKENPIEDELIYRVGTRGRDKAEFTNLQGISTSSNGRIVVADSNNQCIQVFSNDGAFKLRFGVRGRSPGQLQRPTGVTVDMNGDIIVADYDNRWVSIFSSDGKFKSKIGAGRLMGPKGVAVDRNGHIITVDNKACCVFIFQANGKLVTKFGARGTSDRQFTEKSGTNISLEPKLSKSGPAFSPHFVAINNKNEIVVTDFHNHSVKVYSADGEFLFKFGSHGEGNGQFNAPTGVAVDANGNIIVADWGNSRIQVFDSSGSFLSYINTTADPLYGPQGLSLTSDGHVAVADSGNHCFKVYRYLQ; encoded by the exons ATGGAGGTGCTGCAGAGGGACCCAGAGTGTTCTCCTCCAGAGGCCTGCAGTGTGCTGGAGTCAGTCAGTGCTGCTGCCGCCTGCCAGCCACTCTCCTGCCCCAACCACGAGGGCAAG GTGATGGAGTTCTACTGCGAGTCGTGTGAAACTGCCATGTGTTTGGAGTGTACTGAAGGAGAGCACAGGGAACATGTGACTGTCCCTCTGAGAGATGTCTTGGAGCAACAGAAAGCAGCCCTGAAGACCCAGCTGGATGCCATACGCAACAG GCTGCCCCAGCTGAGGGCTGCTATAGAGCTGGTAGGGGAGATCTCCAAGCAGCTGACTGACAGGAAGAACGAGGCGGTGACAGAGATCAGCAGTACCTTTGAGGAGCTAGAGAGGGCACTACACCTCAGAAAGACCACCCTCATCACTGACCTGGAGAACATCTGCTGCACCAAGCAGAAG gtgctcCAGgcccagctctcctctctcctgcaggGTAAGGACAACATCCAGAGCTGCAGTAGTTTTACGGAGCAGGCTCTGAGCCATGGCAGTGCTACAGAGGTTCTGCTGGTCCAGAAACAGATGGGAGAGAGGGTCAGCGCCCTGGCCCGACACACCTACCCAGAACAG CCCCATGAGAACAGCCATCTTGACTGCCAGGTGGAGACAGAGGGTCTTCGTCGTTCCATCCAGAATCTGGGTGTGCTCATCACCACAGGAGCCGTAGGCCACACCTCCGTCGCCACGGGAGAGGGACTACGCCACGCCCTGGTTAGCCAGCACACCACCGTCACCGTGACGACCAAGGACAAGGACAGTGAGCTGGTGAAGACTGGCAACGCGGCGCTGCGGGTTGAGATCGTGTCGATGGACGGGGCGGTAACCACGGAGACAGAGGTGGTGGATAATAAGAATGGGACGTATGAG GTGGGCTATACCATGCGCTCTGAGGGGgagttctccttctctctcctcctgtacgACCAGCCGGTCAGGGGCAGTCCGTTCCGGCTGCGTGCGGTCAAGCCCTCGGACGTCCTGCAGTCTCCAGACGATGtgaagaggagggtgaagagTCCTAGTGGGACGGGGGGCCACATCAGACAGAAGGCTGTGAGGAGACCCTCCAGTATGTACAGCACCACCAAGAAGAAGGAGAACCCCATCGAGGATGAACTCATCTACAGAGTCG GAaccagagggagagataaagcagAGTTTACAAACCTCCAGGGAATCTCTACCTCCAGCAACGGACGCATCGTAGTGGCTGACAGCAACAACCAGTGTATACAG GTGTTCTCAAACGATGGGGCATTCAAGCTAAGGTTTGGGGTCAGGGGTCGGTCGCCGGGGCAACTGCAGCGCCCCACTGGGGTCACCGTGGATATGAACGGTGACATCATCGTGGCCGACTACGACAACCGCTGGGTCAGCATCTTCTCCTCCGACGGAAAGTTCAAG AGTAAGATCGGTGCGGGTCGTCTGATGGGCCCTAAGGGCGTGGCGGTGGACAGGAACGGACACATCATCACCGTGGACAACAAGGCCTGCTGCGTGTTCATCTTCCAGGCCAATGGGAAGCTGGTCACCAAGTTTGGAGCCAGGGGGACGTCAGACAGACAGTTCACAG AAAAAAGTGGTACAAACATTTCACTGGAACCAAAGCTGAGTAAATCTGGCCCTGCGTTCA GTCCCCACTTTGTGGcgatcaacaacaaaaatgagATTGTGGTAACAGACTTCCACAATCATTCGGTGAAG GTGTACAGTGCAGACGGGGAGTTCCTGTTTAAGTTTGGTTCCCATGGCGAGGGGAACGGACAGTTCAACGCCCCGACGGGCGTTGCCGTGGACGCCAACGGGAACATCATCGTTGCCGACTGGGGGAACAGCAGAATACAG GTGTTTGATAGTTCCGGGTCGTTCCTGTCCTACATCAACACCACAGCAGACCCTCTCTATGGTCCACAGGGCCTGTCTCTCACCTCTGATGGACACGTGGCTGTGGCTGATTCTGGCAACCACTGCTTCAAGGTTTACCGCTACTTGCAGTAG